In the Candidatus Woesearchaeota archaeon genome, one interval contains:
- a CDS encoding ABC transporter permease, with product MMKLLILIAKNFKLLLRSKTSALIIFIGPLLLVCLLGLAFSKTSGFLLTAGIFSENYTALAEDTISQMESQNFNVIRYEDQLSCINSVKGGETQSCIIFPPDMNISPGKINELTFYVDYSQANLVWIILDSMNAKLNNKTNEISKELVTDILARLSFVEGRIMDAQAELEVLKNKEIDVKNKVLDVKQEVAALDISVDFSSVDLNGVDDASDIIISKTKLIKTAVENNVKTALDKATGTINVLADIKDRTGVLNETKEDVDDAISKLNLLKDTIEETPAYANLQYTEIVNQIGNISGMMNSVDLQLKITKQNVAKISDQRDLLLPEFDNVTSQIEEAIIIINNSDLILQEALDKINGLEIKEAGEIISPITSKVEPITTQKSHFHSLFPALLVIVIMITGILLSSTIMIVEKNSKSFFRNAISPTNYFTFTTANFISTLIILAVQLMMFISVSIFYFQVDILSNFHNIALILFIATVLFIFLGIFLGFIFKTAETVTLASITASSLFLLFSNIIIPLESMPESIKQIAMYNPFVVVETALKKAIVFNFGFEQLLYPHIITLTYYAAGIILLLLVLQGLLKKLAFTHFNFHFSEKKGEIKLTGTSDWGRAEEKFKSQEIDSKHNKDVKDCEDNDDDDLDKETDEEKVELIIDEKNSDHKLSEYSDEERKIEEDKKKKEDEEKLKAEIDKVLSDEDLDDSDRAMLSKI from the coding sequence ATGATGAAATTATTAATCTTAATTGCTAAGAACTTCAAACTTTTGCTTAGAAGTAAAACTTCTGCACTCATCATATTTATAGGCCCATTACTTCTTGTTTGTTTACTGGGCTTAGCGTTTAGTAAAACATCAGGATTTTTACTTACAGCAGGAATATTCTCAGAAAATTATACTGCGCTTGCAGAAGACACCATCAGTCAGATGGAAAGTCAGAATTTTAATGTAATAAGATATGAAGATCAATTAAGCTGCATTAATTCAGTTAAAGGAGGAGAAACACAAAGCTGCATAATATTTCCTCCAGACATGAATATTTCTCCTGGAAAAATAAATGAGCTTACATTTTATGTAGATTATTCTCAAGCAAATCTCGTTTGGATAATTCTTGATTCGATGAATGCAAAACTCAATAACAAAACAAATGAAATCTCTAAAGAATTAGTAACTGATATTCTTGCAAGATTAAGTTTTGTTGAAGGCAGAATTATGGATGCGCAAGCAGAATTAGAAGTTTTAAAAAATAAAGAAATTGATGTAAAAAATAAAGTTTTAGATGTAAAACAAGAAGTTGCAGCACTTGATATTTCGGTTGATTTTAGCAGCGTTGATTTAAACGGAGTTGACGATGCATCAGACATAATCATTTCCAAAACTAAGCTCATTAAAACTGCAGTTGAGAACAATGTTAAAACTGCACTTGACAAAGCTACTGGAACAATAAATGTACTAGCAGATATTAAAGATCGAACAGGAGTTTTGAATGAAACAAAAGAAGATGTTGATGATGCAATATCAAAATTAAATCTGCTAAAAGATACTATTGAAGAAACTCCCGCTTATGCAAATTTACAATATACTGAAATTGTTAATCAAATAGGGAATATATCCGGCATGATGAATTCAGTTGATCTTCAACTAAAAATTACAAAACAAAATGTAGCAAAAATTTCTGATCAAAGAGATTTACTACTTCCGGAATTTGATAATGTAACTTCGCAAATAGAAGAAGCAATAATAATCATTAATAATTCAGACTTAATACTTCAAGAAGCATTAGATAAAATAAATGGACTTGAAATAAAAGAAGCAGGAGAAATAATATCACCTATAACTTCAAAAGTAGAACCTATAACCACTCAAAAAAGTCATTTTCACAGTTTATTTCCTGCACTTCTTGTAATTGTTATAATGATTACAGGGATATTATTATCATCAACCATAATGATTGTTGAAAAGAACAGTAAATCATTTTTTAGAAATGCGATAAGTCCTACAAACTATTTTACATTCACTACTGCTAATTTTATTAGCACACTCATAATTTTAGCAGTTCAATTAATGATGTTTATTAGCGTGTCCATATTTTATTTTCAAGTTGATATATTATCCAATTTCCACAATATTGCACTTATTCTGTTTATTGCAACTGTCTTATTCATATTTTTAGGAATATTTTTAGGATTCATATTTAAGACTGCAGAAACAGTAACACTCGCATCAATAACTGCATCAAGTTTATTTTTATTATTTTCAAATATAATAATTCCATTAGAAAGCATGCCTGAATCAATAAAACAAATTGCAATGTATAATCCATTCGTTGTTGTTGAAACCGCGCTTAAAAAAGCAATAGTATTTAATTTTGGATTCGAACAATTACTTTACCCACACATCATAACTTTAACATATTATGCTGCAGGAATCATACTACTCCTACTAGTATTGCAAGGTCTTTTGAAAAAACTTGCATTCACTCATTTTAATTTCCATTTTAGCGAGAAAAAAGGAGAAATAAAACTTACTGGAACTTCAGATTGGGGGCGAGCTGAAGAAAAATTTAAATCCCAAGAAATAGATTCCAAACATAATAAAGACGTTAAAGATTGTGAAGATAATGATGATGATGACCTGGACAAAGAAACTGATGAAGAAAAAGTCGAATTAATAATTGATGAAAAAAATTCAGATCATAAATTAAGCGAATATAGTGATGAAGAAAGAAAAATTGAAGAAGATAAGAAGAAAAAAGAAGACGAAGAAAAATTAAAAGCTGAAATTGATAAAGTATTAAGTGATGAAGATTTAGATGATTCAGACAGAGCAATGCTAAGTAAGATTTAA
- a CDS encoding ABC transporter ATP-binding protein has protein sequence MAKKECEEQIEKDSESTKLKSNSNTDIKDSKSKTDSENEKNPKIEQIGTKKEKTSKKLVEKSKKDSKKEKNSENDNNPDNLEIKTEKSTSKHSEKKQKDEKNKDELGIDDQETKEQKKSLIRVTKLTKRFGKKLVLEKTNMEIYDGDIFGIVGMSGSGKTTLLHMLIGFIKTTEGDVEYRTHVKHNGVIKPEYKSVFKFFNQNKIKKLYGYSSQTPSFYEHLTVEENLKLYGRLYKLSGKIIKERITEILNFVDLEADRNSISSELSGGMQKRLDIGCSLIHKPKILFMDEPTADLDPIIRKQMWKLIKKISNEGTTVILSSHLLDEIEHLCTKIGVLHDHRMLGYGTLHELKELFSKNQEIHIHTKPGNYEKLIEKFKKRKLKIKKTEEKDETLILYALNAQKILPKIAEIINDSREKIISLDLKEPTLKEIFEILTKTKKETK, from the coding sequence ATGGCCAAAAAAGAGTGTGAAGAACAGATTGAAAAGGATTCTGAAAGCACTAAACTTAAGTCTAATTCTAACACAGACATTAAAGATTCTAAATCTAAAACAGACTCTGAAAATGAAAAAAACCCAAAAATAGAGCAAATAGGCACAAAAAAAGAAAAAACTAGCAAAAAACTTGTTGAGAAAAGTAAAAAAGACTCAAAAAAAGAAAAAAACAGTGAAAACGATAATAACCCAGATAATTTGGAAATTAAAACAGAAAAATCAACTTCTAAACATTCTGAAAAAAAACAAAAAGATGAAAAAAACAAAGACGAATTAGGAATTGATGATCAAGAAACAAAAGAACAAAAAAAATCATTAATTAGAGTAACAAAATTAACAAAAAGATTTGGTAAAAAACTAGTTTTAGAAAAAACCAACATGGAAATATATGATGGAGACATATTTGGGATTGTTGGAATGAGCGGAAGTGGAAAAACAACATTACTGCACATGCTCATAGGATTCATAAAAACAACAGAAGGAGATGTTGAATACAGAACTCATGTTAAACATAATGGAGTCATAAAACCAGAATACAAATCAGTCTTTAAATTTTTTAATCAGAATAAAATAAAAAAGTTATATGGTTACAGCTCTCAAACCCCTTCATTTTATGAACATTTAACTGTTGAAGAAAATCTCAAATTATATGGCAGATTATACAAATTATCTGGAAAAATAATAAAAGAAAGAATAACTGAGATACTAAACTTTGTTGACCTTGAAGCAGATAGAAACTCCATATCTTCTGAACTTAGCGGAGGAATGCAAAAAAGACTTGACATAGGTTGTAGTTTAATTCATAAACCCAAAATTCTTTTTATGGATGAGCCAACAGCAGACTTAGATCCAATTATAAGAAAACAAATGTGGAAACTAATAAAAAAAATCTCAAATGAAGGAACTACAGTAATTCTCAGCTCACACTTACTAGACGAAATAGAACACCTCTGTACCAAAATAGGAGTTTTACACGATCATCGAATGCTCGGATATGGAACACTACACGAACTAAAAGAACTATTTTCAAAAAATCAAGAAATACACATCCACACAAAACCTGGCAACTATGAAAAATTAATTGAAAAGTTCAAAAAAAGAAAATTAAAAATTAAAAAAACAGAAGAAAAAGATGAAACCCTAATTTTATATGCATTAAATGCTCAAAAGATACTTCCTAAAATTGCAGAAATAATAAATGATTCAAGAGAAAAAATTATCAGTTTGGATTTGAAAGAACCAACTCTTAAAGAAATATTTGAGATACTAACTAAAACTAAAAAAGAAACAAAATAA